Proteins co-encoded in one Halococcoides cellulosivorans genomic window:
- a CDS encoding S8 family serine peptidase: MTRSIALLFVVVMVSSVALTPVGAGGGSASAEQSTTAPLPEPPDDDLDPDEYSHDGATDASIDDDIDRTGTVELVVRFQDADLRRDRQATTALKAHAADTQSAFDQFAVAHDGVTIERDFWIANAKLVRVDTDRVSLDALAGVAHVTRLHENVRVTASSTRTAGGVSADTGPSARHDTGPAVGGATPSESPTASATLSNGADGTYGLDMINASEVWETYDQRGGSATVAVLDSGVNTTAHPELAPTHWAEFDADGSRAGTTPNDGHGHGTHVSGTVVGNTTDSGAHYGVAPNATLLHGKVLNDEGSGTFASILAGMEWAITNETTPDVISLSLGTSNDTRFVEPVQNARQTDIVVVAATGNTGEDTVNDPAAVYDVLSVGAVDANRDVASFSNGKLVDSSSRWGRYQRAHWPDTYYAPDVAAPGVGVLSADASGGFKSLDGTSMAAPHVAGVAALIRSEHPTISEAGVRERLSATAEHPDGPDADDNRYGEGIINASAAVESRDATIDGTVTVGGTAEPNATVTAASGYTTTTNATGAYELAVPSGEVNVSIDPFGWAAQTASTTVSSGANATLDLSTANRTVEVELVDAPAHYGRPSENQTLTYRTANVETYNATLAIDAEASYESGTLYVEGQPVSNGQDVTLSGGPDERVNVTFDPGSRFYGTVGVDHNFTNGTVRQTATTPTRIHPDPVIVPQDPDTDGLQGVLDFVEPYTTIQVDSSSRIVRDAEALTLGPDNAGDPITTGYYMGTPVTLEMAAGSAPIEFQNSTSNTTYGIFVPSGVQNGTVRDLRIDGGGVHTGIVNRQSEARVQNTTIENATVGIEQSSPMAATAISSNTIDHVSDIGILVEGDADAIDGNAIGATTEPVYGIAAESGSIQSIDDNTVTAGESAIILSGSSTASVDRIAANTVTGQSGSGISASNGYVDTIRDNDVSDSSTGIFGATVETVSNNSVSNSSDGIFVTDDQVELASNSITESNYGLLAFEANHSTIDGTTVTDSNYSISVGSAENVSVSNVNVNRSRLVGLWLSDTDGVAVESATLVRNGLFVSAGSNLTVSNLTVEDAMLGIEVDDGSWGPSTNVTVENVTITNTTQEVALRNGTQATVSNVTVTQPSFANETVVFDDVSADAVAVENLTLATGTTLSASGQNSSLGEGSDPGDHPSNLTDVGPTLNLSRAGSSPAMDLQVEQNKSELQSVQNDTLAFYRYDGSQWTTAGTSTLDGTTLNTTGIGSFSQFSAFAESATTNFTVSNLSANGSVSQTDRIETSATITNDGSANGTQTVAYTFDGQVRNSTTVTLATGERTTVRLNWTVPVGVVAGEYTHGIETGNDSQMATVNVTADTGQIDGTITATETGSGLDNATVTASWNGTAVNATSTNATGAYSLDVPTADDYTVSVDHPDYESTQTTGVAVTENATTTADITVDPLPGRIEGTITDDVTGDVVANANVTAYDGVTVVNSTTNDASGYGLDVPAGAYNLTVDHPDFEETTVSSVTVGANETVTIDKALVPLPGAVDWTVTSNRTGAALANTTVTLSNGTTVNQTTAANGSFDPVSRATNYTLAFANADYVDANRTIDVGPNETVAVTERLDPLDGTVTGTVTDTDGATVENATITVEGTNLSTETDANGSYTLTGVPAERSLTVDATARAYNENTTSVNLSANGTTTANLTLTQRDRYFGVDSIAAGDVTAGDAVTATSTVTNLGAQNWSSTLELRVDGTTEATTNLTLTAGVNESVDLSTTLADSGTYTLTVATANESLNTTVSAESAGSGSFGSTIDIGDEETTTTSSGTVQTPIEETTTAAPTTETTTEVATSSPTATTQTPTPTPTATGGPGFGGAVALVAVLAAAALLARRR, encoded by the coding sequence ATGACCCGATCGATCGCACTCCTGTTCGTCGTCGTGATGGTAAGCAGCGTGGCGCTCACGCCCGTTGGAGCGGGCGGAGGCTCCGCGTCCGCCGAGCAATCGACCACCGCGCCACTGCCAGAGCCACCCGACGACGACCTCGACCCCGACGAGTACAGCCACGACGGAGCCACCGACGCGTCGATCGATGACGACATCGATCGAACAGGCACCGTCGAACTAGTCGTTCGCTTCCAGGACGCCGATCTCAGACGAGATCGGCAGGCGACGACAGCGCTCAAAGCCCACGCGGCGGACACACAGTCGGCGTTCGATCAGTTCGCCGTGGCCCACGATGGCGTGACCATCGAACGAGACTTCTGGATCGCGAACGCGAAACTCGTCCGCGTCGACACCGACCGCGTCAGTCTCGACGCCCTCGCTGGTGTCGCCCACGTCACTCGCCTCCACGAGAACGTCCGCGTCACCGCGTCGTCGACCCGGACTGCTGGCGGGGTGTCGGCCGACACCGGCCCGTCGGCCCGACACGACACGGGACCGGCCGTCGGCGGAGCGACGCCCTCGGAGAGTCCGACGGCGTCAGCGACGCTGTCGAACGGTGCAGATGGGACGTACGGCCTCGACATGATCAACGCCTCGGAGGTCTGGGAGACGTACGATCAGCGCGGTGGGTCGGCGACGGTCGCCGTGCTCGATAGCGGCGTCAACACGACGGCCCATCCCGAACTCGCGCCGACACACTGGGCGGAGTTCGACGCCGACGGCTCCCGGGCAGGCACGACCCCCAACGACGGGCACGGCCACGGGACTCACGTCAGCGGCACGGTCGTCGGCAACACCACCGATAGCGGGGCCCACTACGGCGTCGCCCCGAACGCGACGCTCCTGCACGGGAAGGTGCTCAACGACGAGGGCAGCGGCACGTTCGCCTCGATCCTCGCCGGGATGGAGTGGGCGATCACCAACGAGACGACGCCCGACGTGATATCGTTGAGCCTCGGGACGTCGAACGACACTCGATTCGTCGAACCGGTGCAAAACGCCCGTCAGACCGACATCGTCGTCGTCGCCGCGACGGGTAACACCGGTGAAGACACCGTCAACGATCCAGCCGCAGTGTACGACGTGCTCTCGGTCGGAGCCGTCGACGCCAACCGCGACGTTGCCAGTTTCTCGAACGGAAAACTCGTCGACAGCAGTTCACGCTGGGGCCGATACCAGCGCGCTCACTGGCCGGATACCTACTACGCCCCAGACGTCGCCGCGCCCGGCGTCGGCGTCCTCAGCGCCGACGCATCGGGCGGATTCAAATCTCTCGACGGAACGAGCATGGCTGCGCCACACGTCGCGGGCGTCGCCGCACTGATCCGCTCCGAACACCCGACCATCTCCGAAGCGGGCGTGCGCGAGCGGCTCTCGGCGACCGCCGAGCATCCCGACGGCCCGGACGCGGATGACAACCGCTACGGCGAGGGGATTATCAACGCCAGTGCTGCCGTCGAGTCGCGCGATGCGACGATCGACGGCACTGTCACCGTCGGCGGAACGGCCGAGCCGAACGCGACCGTCACCGCCGCGTCGGGGTACACGACGACCACGAACGCGACGGGCGCGTACGAACTCGCCGTCCCGAGCGGTGAGGTGAACGTCTCGATCGATCCGTTCGGGTGGGCGGCCCAGACTGCCTCGACGACCGTCAGTTCAGGGGCCAACGCGACCCTCGATCTCTCGACGGCGAATCGAACCGTCGAGGTCGAACTGGTGGACGCACCCGCCCATTACGGGCGACCGAGCGAGAATCAGACACTCACGTACCGCACCGCGAACGTCGAGACGTACAACGCAACGCTCGCGATCGACGCCGAGGCGTCATACGAGTCCGGGACGCTCTACGTCGAGGGCCAGCCGGTCTCGAACGGTCAAGACGTCACACTCTCGGGTGGGCCCGACGAGCGGGTCAACGTCACCTTCGACCCCGGGAGCCGGTTCTACGGCACGGTCGGCGTCGATCACAACTTCACGAACGGGACGGTCCGACAGACCGCGACGACACCCACGCGGATCCACCCCGATCCGGTGATCGTCCCACAAGACCCCGACACGGACGGACTCCAGGGCGTGCTCGATTTCGTCGAGCCGTACACCACCATTCAGGTCGACAGCAGTTCGCGGATCGTGCGTGATGCCGAGGCACTGACACTCGGCCCCGACAACGCGGGCGATCCGATCACCACGGGCTACTACATGGGCACGCCCGTGACCCTGGAGATGGCCGCTGGGTCGGCCCCGATCGAGTTCCAGAACAGCACCTCGAACACGACTTACGGGATATTCGTGCCCTCGGGCGTCCAGAACGGCACCGTCAGGGATCTCAGGATCGACGGGGGCGGCGTCCACACCGGGATCGTGAACCGCCAGTCCGAAGCGCGCGTCCAGAACACGACGATCGAGAACGCGACCGTCGGCATCGAACAGTCCTCGCCGATGGCCGCGACCGCGATCAGTTCGAATACGATCGATCACGTCTCCGACATCGGGATCCTCGTCGAGGGCGATGCCGACGCGATCGACGGCAACGCGATCGGCGCGACCACCGAGCCAGTGTACGGGATCGCGGCGGAGTCCGGGTCGATCCAGTCGATCGACGACAACACGGTGACAGCGGGCGAGTCGGCGATCATCCTCTCGGGGAGTAGTACGGCCAGCGTCGACCGGATCGCTGCGAACACGGTCACCGGGCAGTCGGGGTCGGGCATCTCGGCCTCGAACGGGTACGTCGATACGATCCGCGACAACGACGTCTCCGACAGTTCGACTGGGATCTTCGGGGCGACGGTCGAGACCGTCTCGAACAACAGCGTCTCGAACAGCAGTGATGGGATCTTCGTGACCGACGACCAGGTGGAACTTGCCAGCAACTCGATCACAGAGAGCAACTATGGCCTGCTGGCCTTCGAGGCCAATCACAGCACCATCGACGGGACGACCGTCACCGACTCGAACTACTCGATTAGCGTGGGCAGCGCCGAGAACGTCTCGGTCAGCAACGTGAACGTGAATCGAAGTCGGCTGGTCGGGCTGTGGCTGTCTGACACTGACGGCGTTGCAGTCGAATCGGCCACGCTCGTCAGAAACGGTCTGTTCGTCTCCGCCGGGTCGAACCTCACAGTCTCGAACCTGACAGTCGAGGATGCCATGCTCGGCATCGAGGTCGACGACGGGAGCTGGGGGCCGAGCACGAACGTCACAGTCGAGAACGTGACGATCACGAACACCACCCAGGAGGTAGCGCTGCGCAACGGCACCCAGGCGACCGTCAGCAACGTGACCGTCACCCAGCCGAGCTTCGCCAACGAGACGGTGGTGTTCGACGATGTCTCGGCCGACGCAGTCGCCGTCGAGAACCTGACGCTCGCGACGGGGACGACCCTGTCGGCGAGTGGGCAGAATAGCTCGCTCGGCGAGGGGAGCGATCCCGGCGATCACCCGAGTAACCTGACCGACGTGGGCCCGACGCTCAACCTCTCGCGGGCGGGGTCAAGCCCCGCGATGGATCTCCAGGTCGAGCAGAACAAATCTGAACTCCAGAGCGTCCAGAACGACACGCTCGCATTCTATCGGTACGACGGCAGCCAGTGGACCACCGCGGGGACGAGTACCCTCGACGGCACGACGCTGAACACGACCGGCATCGGCAGTTTCAGCCAGTTCTCGGCGTTCGCTGAATCGGCGACGACCAACTTCACGGTGAGCAATCTCTCGGCGAACGGGTCGGTGAGCCAGACCGACCGCATCGAAACGAGCGCGACGATCACCAACGACGGGTCGGCCAACGGCACCCAGACCGTCGCGTACACGTTCGACGGCCAGGTCCGGAACTCGACGACAGTCACGCTCGCGACTGGAGAGAGGACGACCGTCAGGCTGAACTGGACCGTCCCGGTCGGCGTGGTCGCGGGCGAGTACACCCACGGTATCGAGACGGGCAACGACAGCCAGATGGCGACGGTCAACGTGACCGCGGATACCGGCCAGATCGACGGGACGATCACCGCGACTGAGACCGGAAGCGGTCTCGACAACGCGACGGTCACCGCCTCCTGGAACGGGACGGCGGTGAATGCGACATCGACGAACGCGACCGGCGCGTACAGCCTCGACGTCCCGACTGCAGACGACTACACCGTCAGTGTCGACCACCCCGATTACGAATCGACCCAGACGACCGGCGTCGCCGTCACCGAGAACGCAACCACGACGGCCGATATCACGGTCGATCCGCTCCCCGGACGCATCGAGGGGACGATCACCGACGACGTGACAGGCGACGTGGTCGCGAACGCGAACGTGACGGCGTACGACGGCGTGACGGTGGTCAATTCGACGACCAACGATGCGAGCGGGTACGGTCTCGACGTGCCCGCGGGGGCGTACAACCTGACCGTCGATCATCCGGACTTCGAGGAGACGACAGTGTCGTCGGTCACCGTCGGGGCCAACGAGACCGTCACGATCGACAAGGCACTCGTGCCGCTCCCGGGTGCGGTCGACTGGACGGTCACGAGCAACCGGACCGGGGCCGCCCTCGCGAACACGACGGTCACGCTCTCGAACGGAACGACCGTCAACCAGACCACCGCCGCGAACGGGAGTTTCGATCCGGTGAGTCGCGCGACGAACTACACGCTCGCGTTCGCGAACGCCGATTATGTCGACGCGAACCGGACGATCGACGTCGGGCCCAACGAGACCGTCGCCGTCACCGAACGCCTCGACCCGCTCGACGGCACCGTCACCGGGACCGTCACCGACACCGACGGCGCCACCGTCGAGAACGCGACGATCACCGTCGAGGGAACGAATCTCTCGACCGAGACCGACGCGAACGGGAGCTACACGCTCACCGGCGTCCCTGCCGAGCGATCGCTGACGGTCGACGCCACGGCGCGGGCCTACAATGAGAACACGACGAGCGTGAACCTCTCCGCGAACGGGACGACGACCGCAAACCTCACGCTCACCCAGCGCGACCGGTACTTCGGCGTCGACTCGATCGCGGCGGGTGACGTGACGGCGGGCGACGCAGTGACGGCGACGAGTACGGTGACGAATCTCGGCGCGCAAAACTGGAGTTCGACGCTCGAACTCCGCGTCGACGGGACGACCGAAGCGACGACGAACCTGACGCTGACGGCCGGTGTGAACGAGTCGGTCGACCTGTCGACGACGCTCGCCGACAGCGGCACGTACACGCTCACCGTCGCGACGGCCAACGAGTCGCTGAACACGACCGTCTCAGCGGAATCGGCGGGCAGTGGCTCATTCGGATCGACCATCGATATCGGCGATGAGGAGACGACAACTACCAGTTCGGGGACCGTCCAGACGCCAATCGAGGAGACCACGACGGCAGCGCCGACCACCGAGACCACGACGGAGGTCGCGACGTCGAGTCCGACCGCGACGACACAGACCCCCACCCCGACGCCCACGGCGACTGGCGGGCCCGGATTCGGTGGGGCGGTCGCCCTGGTCGCCGTGCTCGCCGCGGCGGCGCTGCTGGCGCGGCGGCGATAG
- a CDS encoding winged helix-turn-helix domain-containing protein codes for MEKALWYLLAGTRGGPNRARIIRLLDERPRNANRLADALDVDYNTARHHLDMLVDHDVVEAGGEEYGELYFLTDRFDAHRDTFEGITDQVSLGEGGD; via the coding sequence ATGGAGAAAGCGCTGTGGTACCTCCTCGCAGGCACCCGCGGCGGGCCGAACCGCGCGCGGATCATCCGCCTTCTCGACGAGCGACCGCGCAACGCGAATCGCCTCGCCGACGCGCTCGACGTCGATTACAACACCGCTCGCCACCACCTCGACATGCTCGTCGATCACGACGTCGTCGAGGCCGGCGGGGAGGAGTACGGCGAACTCTACTTCCTGACCGATCGATTCGACGCCCATCGAGATACCTTCGAAGGCATTACCGACCAGGTCTCGCTGGGCGAGGGAGGTGACTGA
- a CDS encoding type IV pilin, translating to MALRDRWSNRSTAGKVLIAVAGVALVVALLVGVVFAAVVGSFVFSMDSGSSATGGASVGPAASVSISVTDGTATVTHRGGDALDADRTVVVIDGERTAWTDSGESITNGDEFTTTVDNPERIDVIYETVEGTRTLATWEL from the coding sequence ATGGCATTACGAGACCGCTGGTCGAATCGGAGTACCGCCGGGAAGGTCCTGATCGCCGTCGCGGGCGTCGCGCTCGTCGTGGCGCTGCTCGTCGGCGTCGTCTTCGCGGCAGTCGTCGGGAGTTTCGTGTTCAGCATGGACAGCGGGTCGTCGGCCACTGGCGGCGCGAGTGTCGGCCCTGCCGCGAGCGTCTCGATCAGCGTGACCGACGGGACGGCGACCGTCACCCATCGCGGTGGCGACGCGCTCGACGCCGATCGGACGGTCGTCGTCATCGACGGTGAGCGGACCGCGTGGACCGATTCGGGCGAGTCGATCACGAACGGCGACGAGTTCACGACGACGGTCGACAACCCCGAGCGGATCGACGTGATCTACGAGACCGTCGAGGGAACGCGAACCCTGGCCACCTGGGAACTCTAG
- a CDS encoding DUF192 domain-containing protein — MSIRHAETDSVLATDVAVADSGLRQAIGLMGRWSVPDDYGLVFPFDRAAPRFIHMVLVGTALDVLWLVEGRVERVATLRPMIGFGRARADTLIELPAGAASAVEAGDRIEWSADR, encoded by the coding sequence GTGTCCATCCGTCACGCCGAGACCGACAGCGTCCTGGCGACCGACGTCGCCGTCGCCGACTCGGGCCTGCGACAGGCCATCGGGCTGATGGGCCGGTGGTCGGTGCCCGACGACTACGGGCTGGTCTTTCCGTTCGATCGCGCCGCACCGCGATTCATCCACATGGTGCTCGTCGGCACCGCGCTGGACGTCCTCTGGCTGGTCGAGGGCCGCGTCGAGCGAGTCGCGACCCTGCGCCCGATGATCGGATTCGGTCGTGCGCGGGCCGACACCCTGATCGAGTTGCCCGCCGGGGCCGCGAGTGCGGTCGAGGCGGGCGATCGAATCGAGTGGTCGGCCGACCGCTGA
- a CDS encoding deoxyribonuclease IV produces the protein MRIGAHTSIAGGVDNAVDEQREYGGNCGQIFTTSPQVWADPEIEAENAERFRSESATHDVGPWVVHASYLVNLATPKDDLRERSIDSLQADCDAAATLDIEFVNVHLGAHTGAGEAQGLENAASAIDALDVPDGVRLLIETDAGSGTKLGDDFAQLGTVVETTTTDVGVCLDTAHAFAAGYDLSDASAVDEAVAAFDREIGLDRLECLHLNDSKHDCGTNKDEHAHLGEGLIGEAGIAAVLTHEALRDKPFVLETPTEDGRGFEWNVERAHELAEG, from the coding sequence ATGCGCATTGGAGCCCACACGTCGATCGCTGGCGGCGTCGACAACGCCGTCGACGAACAGCGCGAGTACGGCGGCAACTGCGGGCAGATCTTCACCACCTCGCCACAGGTCTGGGCCGACCCCGAAATCGAGGCCGAGAACGCCGAGCGCTTTCGCTCGGAGTCCGCGACCCACGACGTCGGGCCCTGGGTGGTCCACGCCTCGTATCTCGTCAATCTCGCGACGCCCAAAGACGACCTCCGCGAGCGGTCGATCGACTCGCTGCAGGCCGACTGTGACGCCGCCGCGACGCTCGACATCGAGTTCGTGAACGTCCATCTCGGCGCCCACACCGGCGCGGGCGAGGCCCAGGGCCTTGAGAACGCCGCCAGTGCGATCGATGCCCTCGACGTGCCCGACGGCGTTCGCCTGTTGATCGAGACCGACGCCGGCAGCGGGACGAAACTCGGTGACGACTTCGCACAGCTCGGCACCGTTGTCGAGACGACGACCACGGACGTCGGCGTCTGTCTGGACACGGCGCACGCGTTTGCGGCGGGCTACGACCTGAGCGACGCGAGCGCGGTCGACGAGGCCGTCGCGGCGTTCGACCGTGAGATCGGGCTCGACCGCCTGGAATGTCTCCACCTCAACGACTCCAAACACGACTGCGGGACGAACAAAGACGAACACGCTCACCTCGGAGAGGGGCTGATCGGTGAGGCGGGGATCGCGGCGGTTCTGACACACGAGGCCCTCCGCGACAAGCCGTTCGTCCTCGAAACGCCGACCGAAGACGGTCGCGGGTTCGAGTGGAACGTCGAGCGCGCTCACGAACTCGCGGAGGGGTAG
- a CDS encoding SPFH domain-containing protein — translation MLLLVLGVALAIAVLVVGTLLSVTRVGPDDSAYRFVRGELRGPVDPGWTIDFNELYAVEVVDTEMGPLEYDVHTVTSDDVGVTVSVEGTIEIDDVEGFVNPHAGETSPLYYGDPMHTMGARIVRTGREELTAWSLDALSDDREDIARRLRRAIDERLRDDPISLARLDITAIDAPAADRSSA, via the coding sequence ATGCTGCTGCTTGTGCTCGGCGTCGCGCTCGCGATCGCCGTCCTCGTCGTTGGCACGCTGCTCAGCGTGACCCGCGTCGGCCCGGACGACTCGGCCTACCGGTTCGTCCGCGGTGAACTCCGCGGCCCCGTCGACCCAGGCTGGACGATCGATTTCAACGAGCTGTACGCCGTCGAGGTCGTCGACACCGAGATGGGCCCCCTCGAATACGACGTGCACACCGTCACGTCCGACGACGTGGGCGTGACCGTCTCCGTCGAGGGCACGATCGAAATCGACGACGTCGAAGGGTTCGTCAACCCCCACGCCGGCGAGACGAGTCCGCTGTACTACGGCGATCCCATGCACACGATGGGCGCACGCATCGTCAGGACCGGGCGCGAGGAACTCACGGCGTGGTCACTGGACGCGCTGAGCGATGATCGCGAGGACATCGCACGTCGACTCCGGCGGGCGATCGACGAACGGCTTCGCGACGACCCCATCAGCCTCGCACGCCTGGATATCACGGCGATCGACGCGCCGGCGGCGGACCGATCCAGCGCCTGA
- a CDS encoding SPFH domain-containing protein yields MTGASMIGLALGGLGAWLTNPLVWGLALLVGSGVLFVGGTPVRNAERAVVWRSGEIDRILDTGMHLTVPLLDGVAVFDMRSHLFELRDQQVTTADGRSLSVDADVYVRIEDVERAARARRSHTDDDQEIDVLAAEALERTVADLDASEATVEPQKIVVGICEHLERALADRGRVVDDVDVIDVTEASPAASIGTA; encoded by the coding sequence ATGACGGGGGCGTCGATGATCGGACTCGCACTCGGTGGACTGGGAGCGTGGCTGACGAATCCACTGGTCTGGGGGCTCGCCCTCCTCGTCGGGAGCGGCGTCCTCTTCGTCGGTGGCACGCCCGTGCGAAACGCCGAACGAGCCGTCGTCTGGCGATCCGGCGAGATCGATCGCATCCTCGATACTGGCATGCATCTCACCGTCCCGCTGCTCGACGGGGTCGCCGTCTTCGACATGCGATCGCATCTGTTCGAACTCCGCGACCAGCAGGTGACGACCGCCGACGGGCGCTCGCTGTCGGTCGACGCCGACGTGTACGTCCGCATCGAGGACGTCGAGCGCGCGGCACGGGCCCGGCGATCGCACACGGACGACGACCAGGAAATCGACGTGCTAGCCGCCGAGGCGCTCGAACGGACCGTCGCAGACCTCGACGCCAGTGAGGCCACCGTCGAACCCCAGAAGATCGTCGTCGGGATCTGTGAGCACCTCGAACGGGCGCTCGCGGATCGCGGGCGGGTCGTCGACGACGTCGACGTGATCGACGTCACGGAGGCGTCGCCCGCGGCCTCGATCGGCACGGCGTAG
- a CDS encoding receiver/sensor box histidine kinase: protein MNREDSIVVVRSGSTRPQGSTLTTPVEILPVEDVPAALAAVEGNPAYVVGREAADGDLRAAIQAGIDGSDVDHDRTAERVHEVTAVLREVNRSLVRAETHEAIERAVCRQLIDSPAYTVSALGVIEADAFQIRAAAGPETVRPPPSVFGPGVQIVPADRTTLGPDHRLATVPVSNDGVHYGFLVLGTDDGAAFCGTEREILADLGSTTAHAIDAVEIQRELRRKNERFEHVTRVLSHDLRNPLQVAIGVTDAIASRDDDRIERLEHALDRITELLDDILAITREDTVTLNRSQIDLSRVARAAWQTVDTGAGTLDVENEPTVVADETRLRQVLENLFRNAIEHGPPGVCVRVGGTDRGFFVADDGPGIDPADRDRVFDLEYSGSESGTGLGLAIVAEIVEAHGWEIEIATSRSGGARFDVHTTAAPPGQ, encoded by the coding sequence ATGAACAGGGAGGACTCGATCGTCGTCGTGCGATCCGGATCGACGCGACCCCAGGGCAGTACTCTTACGACGCCAGTCGAGATCCTCCCGGTCGAGGACGTGCCCGCCGCGCTCGCCGCCGTCGAAGGCAATCCCGCGTACGTCGTGGGCCGTGAGGCCGCCGACGGCGATCTGCGGGCCGCGATCCAGGCCGGTATCGACGGATCGGACGTGGATCACGACCGGACCGCCGAGCGCGTCCACGAGGTGACCGCCGTCCTGCGGGAAGTGAACCGCTCGCTGGTTCGCGCCGAGACCCACGAAGCCATCGAGCGCGCCGTCTGTCGCCAACTGATCGATTCCCCAGCCTACACGGTCAGCGCACTCGGCGTGATCGAAGCCGACGCCTTTCAGATCCGGGCCGCCGCCGGGCCGGAGACCGTCCGGCCGCCACCGTCGGTGTTCGGCCCGGGCGTCCAGATCGTCCCCGCCGACCGGACGACACTCGGCCCCGACCACCGCCTCGCGACGGTGCCCGTCTCGAACGACGGCGTCCACTACGGGTTTCTCGTGCTCGGGACCGACGACGGGGCCGCCTTCTGTGGGACCGAACGCGAGATCCTCGCTGACCTGGGCTCGACGACTGCCCACGCGATCGACGCCGTCGAGATCCAGCGCGAACTCCGGCGGAAAAACGAGCGGTTCGAGCACGTCACCCGCGTGTTGAGTCACGATCTTCGGAATCCACTCCAGGTCGCGATCGGCGTCACCGACGCGATCGCGAGTCGAGACGACGACCGTATCGAGCGCCTGGAACACGCCCTCGACCGCATCACGGAGTTGCTCGACGACATCCTGGCGATCACGCGCGAGGACACCGTCACGCTGAATCGGAGTCAGATCGATCTCAGCCGGGTCGCCCGGGCGGCCTGGCAGACCGTCGACACCGGTGCGGGCACACTCGACGTCGAGAACGAACCGACGGTCGTCGCAGACGAGACGCGCCTTCGACAGGTCCTGGAGAACCTGTTTCGCAACGCCATCGAGCACGGGCCCCCGGGCGTGTGCGTCCGGGTCGGCGGGACGGATCGGGGCTTTTTCGTCGCGGACGACGGCCCCGGTATCGACCCCGCCGATCGCGATCGGGTGTTCGACCTGGAGTACTCCGGCAGCGAGTCGGGGACTGGCCTCGGCCTCGCGATCGTGGCCGAGATCGTCGAAGCCCACGGCTGGGAGATCGAGATTGCGACGAGTCGATCCGGCGGCGCACGGTTCGACGTCCACACGACCGCCGCGCCGCCGGGCCAGTGA
- a CDS encoding class I SAM-dependent methyltransferase, with translation MRRFDAEYLRSTRAGMWADDRSALDSLDLAERDSILDVGAGTGVLTRVLRAESSGRVIALDADHALLDRVAPPRIAGDALRLPFLDASIALVACQALLVNLPDPTAALTEWARVASDHVAAIEPDNAAVRVESTVDGEAALAERARARYLAGVETDAGLGADAADHFEAAGLDVVGRARYDHVLRVAPPYDDRAVEAARRKATGAGLAVDRSTILAGPTDEATYEALEREWRTMGRAVIDQMADRRYERTERIPFHVTVGRVP, from the coding sequence GTGCGCCGGTTCGACGCCGAATACCTTCGATCGACGCGGGCGGGGATGTGGGCCGACGACCGGTCGGCACTCGATTCCCTCGATCTCGCAGAGCGGGACTCGATTCTCGACGTCGGGGCGGGAACCGGTGTGTTGACCCGCGTGCTGCGGGCCGAGTCGTCGGGCCGGGTGATCGCGCTCGACGCCGATCACGCCCTGCTCGATCGGGTCGCCCCACCCCGGATCGCCGGCGACGCGCTCCGTCTGCCATTTCTCGACGCATCGATCGCTCTCGTGGCCTGTCAGGCGCTGCTCGTCAACCTGCCCGATCCGACCGCGGCGCTCACCGAGTGGGCGCGCGTCGCCAGCGATCACGTCGCCGCGATCGAACCCGACAACGCCGCGGTGCGCGTCGAGTCCACCGTGGACGGTGAGGCCGCCCTCGCCGAACGTGCGCGAGCCCGGTATCTCGCCGGCGTCGAGACCGACGCGGGCCTGGGCGCCGACGCAGCGGATCATTTCGAGGCGGCCGGTCTGGACGTCGTCGGTCGGGCGCGCTACGATCACGTGCTCCGGGTCGCACCCCCGTACGACGACCGCGCCGTGGAGGCCGCTCGTCGGAAGGCGACGGGCGCGGGCCTCGCGGTCGATCGATCGACGATCCTCGCCGGGCCGACCGACGAGGCGACCTACGAAGCCCTGGAACGCGAGTGGCGCACGATGGGCCGGGCCGTGATCGACCAGATGGCCGACCGCCGATACGAGCGCACCGAACGGATTCCGTTTCACGTCACCGTCGGGCGCGTCCCCTGA